The following are encoded together in the Flavihumibacter fluvii genome:
- a CDS encoding heme-binding domain-containing protein: MIKKILLLLLVVLIVLQLFRPKLTNTATVASAGNINNSFAVPADIDQVLKTSCYDCHSNKTTYPWYASVQPVGWWLQDHVNEGKKELNFDEFGTYSLRRQYKKLEEIGEQVDEGEMPLSSYTIIHSNAKLTPEQKRQVMGWSEQLLNEMKAKYPVDSLIRKK, translated from the coding sequence ATGATCAAAAAAATCTTGTTATTACTGCTGGTTGTACTTATCGTTTTGCAACTTTTCAGGCCGAAACTGACCAACACGGCCACAGTGGCAAGTGCTGGCAATATCAACAACTCATTCGCGGTTCCTGCCGACATTGACCAGGTATTGAAAACCAGTTGCTACGATTGCCACAGCAATAAAACCACCTATCCCTGGTATGCTTCGGTGCAGCCTGTCGGCTGGTGGTTGCAGGACCATGTGAATGAAGGAAAGAAGGAATTGAATTTTGATGAATTCGGCACTTATAGCCTCCGACGTCAGTACAAAAAACTGGAAGAAATCGGTGAGCAGGTTGATGAAGGTGAAATGCCACTGTCTTCCTACACCATTATACACAGCAATGCCAAACTTACCCCCGAACAGAAGAGGCAGGTGATGGGCTGGTCAGAGCAATTGCTCAATGAGATGAAGGCCAAATATCCTGTGGATAGCCTGATTCGGAAGAAATGA
- the uvrC gene encoding excinuclease ABC subunit UvrC, whose amino-acid sequence MTQASFQQIAHTIPLAPGIYKYFDEADTLLYVGKAKSLRKRVSSYFTKTFTSYKTHELVQRIGRIEFTIVDSEQDAFLLENALIKQFRPRYNIDLKDDKTYPFLVIKNEPFPRVFLTRRRINDGSEYLGPFTSVGKVRELLDFIKLNIPLRTCKLNLSEANIKKGKFKVCLEYHLGNCKGPCEGFQSAEDYAADLQQLKNLMKGNLNPVMQHFKKDMQEYALTMQFEKAELMRKKLEHLEQYQSRSVIVSRHLGNLDVFSILKDGNLAYVNYLMVQNGTIVQTHTIQLEAHLDEEVEEVLSFAIGQMRETFNSQADEIILPFPIPEIPGNIQVTIPKAGDKKKLLELSLKNVNYFKEEIRRKKTLHLEGKSDGEKKQVLVQLQKDLHLKHLPVHIECFDNSNFQGSFPVSAMVCFRDGVASNKDYRHYNVKTVEGINDFATMKEVVLRRYKRLRDEQAALPQLVIIDGGKGQLSAAMESVRELGLTGKMTVVGLAKNEEEIFFPGDTASIKLPYQSESLKLIRRIRDEVHRFGITFHRQKRSKGTFKNELQSISGVGPATADHLLKTYRSVANVKCQSQESLAKEIGVAKAKIVWEYFNGKS is encoded by the coding sequence ATGACCCAAGCATCCTTTCAGCAAATCGCCCATACTATTCCATTAGCACCAGGTATCTATAAATATTTTGATGAGGCAGATACATTGTTGTATGTAGGTAAGGCCAAGAGCCTACGCAAACGTGTAAGCTCCTATTTTACTAAAACCTTCACCAGTTATAAAACACATGAACTGGTTCAGCGCATCGGGCGGATTGAATTCACTATTGTTGATTCCGAGCAGGATGCCTTTTTACTGGAGAATGCCTTGATCAAGCAGTTCAGGCCCAGGTACAATATAGATTTAAAGGATGATAAAACTTATCCGTTCCTGGTCATTAAAAATGAACCCTTCCCCCGCGTATTTTTAACCCGTAGAAGAATAAATGACGGGTCTGAATACCTGGGGCCATTTACTTCGGTGGGGAAAGTCCGGGAGCTCCTGGACTTTATCAAATTGAACATACCCCTTCGCACCTGTAAGTTAAACCTTAGTGAAGCTAATATTAAAAAGGGAAAGTTTAAAGTCTGCCTTGAATATCACCTGGGCAATTGCAAAGGTCCATGCGAAGGTTTTCAATCTGCAGAAGACTATGCTGCAGATCTGCAACAATTGAAAAATCTGATGAAAGGAAACCTTAATCCGGTCATGCAACATTTTAAAAAAGATATGCAGGAATATGCGCTAACCATGCAATTCGAAAAAGCAGAGTTAATGCGCAAAAAGCTGGAGCACCTGGAACAATACCAATCGAGATCGGTGATCGTGAGCCGGCATCTTGGAAACCTGGATGTATTTTCAATTTTGAAGGATGGTAATCTCGCATATGTAAACTACCTGATGGTTCAAAATGGCACTATAGTACAAACCCATACAATCCAATTGGAAGCTCACCTTGATGAAGAAGTTGAGGAAGTATTATCCTTTGCTATAGGGCAAATGCGTGAGACATTCAACAGTCAGGCAGATGAGATTATCCTACCTTTTCCAATACCTGAAATTCCGGGCAATATACAGGTAACCATCCCAAAGGCAGGTGATAAAAAGAAACTTCTGGAACTCTCGCTCAAAAACGTAAATTATTTCAAGGAGGAGATCAGGCGGAAAAAGACCCTGCACCTCGAAGGAAAATCGGATGGCGAGAAAAAGCAGGTCTTGGTGCAATTGCAGAAAGACCTGCACCTAAAGCACCTGCCTGTTCATATTGAATGTTTCGATAACTCCAATTTCCAGGGCAGTTTTCCTGTTTCTGCCATGGTCTGCTTTCGTGATGGTGTAGCCAGCAATAAAGACTACAGGCATTATAATGTTAAAACAGTCGAAGGTATCAATGATTTTGCTACCATGAAAGAAGTTGTTTTAAGGCGTTACAAGCGCTTACGTGATGAACAGGCAGCATTACCCCAGCTGGTGATCATAGATGGCGGTAAAGGCCAGCTGAGCGCAGCAATGGAAAGCGTCAGGGAATTGGGTTTAACAGGAAAAATGACGGTAGTTGGATTAGCTAAAAATGAAGAAGAGATTTTTTTTCCAGGCGATACAGCTTCTATCAAGCTCCCTTACCAAAGTGAGAGTTTAAAACTGATCCGCCGGATCCGGGATGAAGTACATCGATTTGGCATTACTTTCCACCGGCAGAAAAGAAGTAAGGGAACCTTTAAAAATGAGCTTCAATCCATATCGGGTGTTGGACCAGCAACAGCAGACCATCTATTGAAAACCTACCGGAGTGTTGCAAATGTGAAATGCCAAAGTCAGGAATCACTGGCAAAGGAAATTGGTGTTGCTAAAGCAAAAATCGTTTGGGAATATTTCAATGGCAAGTCCTGA
- a CDS encoding TonB-dependent receptor plug domain-containing protein: MKTILTISLMGIAVIPFAQDIPKKTSDSNLNYLQLNEVVVSANRFSEKLKNVVQQITVISASSISRTNAQNTGDLLMSTGKVFVQKSQQGGSSPVLRGFEASRVLLVVDGVRMNNAIYRSGHLQNVITVDQNMLERTEIIFGPGSTLYGSDALGGVINFITKQPKMATGAEKNATSGSVFSRYSSANNENTGHFDINFGFRKIALLSSVTYSDFGDMQMGSRDHKDYPDFGRRFEYVDQIGYTDTIVQNNDPNRQRFSGYKQWDILQKLLYRPSDKTSHLLTFQYSNSDNVPRYDRLQDTRNGKLRYAEWYYGPQLRQFAGYTFNAENLSGFFNQVRATLSYQDIKESRQTREYRRYDRFDSRREQVKVYGAIIDARKVFGNNELSIGTDLQLNDVHSVADRTNLLTGATSKLDTRYPDGKNSMNYYGFFAQHTLKMRDGKWVLNDGLRLQFTDLHSTIEDNSFFNLPVTDTRQQNTAVTGNLGLIFIPDDATKISLGLSSGFRSPNIDDLAKVFESSTAAQQVVVPNPDLKPEYTYNVDLGISKLIAEKIKVEVTGFYTWFRNAIIKAPFTLNGQDSILYNGVQSQVLASQNVNTAYVTGLTATISGDLGTHFSFLSTLTLTKGRFKTDASKTSSIYQEQPDGSYELVQANVSSKPLDHIPPVFGRTSIQYRQPKWNLEAFAQYNGWKHLDKYNADGEDNAQYATNDGMPGWITYNLRGQVSLHRQIQLQVALENITDRNYRSFASGFSAPGRNLMIALRAQF, translated from the coding sequence ATGAAAACTATACTAACTATTTCCCTAATGGGAATAGCTGTCATCCCTTTTGCGCAGGATATTCCCAAAAAAACCTCAGACAGCAACCTTAATTACCTGCAATTGAATGAAGTGGTTGTTTCAGCAAACCGTTTCAGTGAAAAGTTGAAAAATGTTGTCCAGCAAATTACCGTGATAAGTGCCTCTTCTATCAGCCGGACGAATGCACAGAACACTGGTGATTTGTTAATGAGTACCGGTAAGGTATTTGTGCAAAAAAGCCAGCAGGGCGGAAGCAGTCCGGTTTTGCGCGGTTTCGAAGCAAGCAGGGTATTACTGGTAGTAGATGGCGTACGGATGAACAATGCTATTTACCGTTCAGGTCACCTGCAGAATGTCATCACTGTTGACCAGAATATGCTGGAGCGTACAGAAATAATATTTGGCCCAGGCTCTACATTATATGGCAGTGATGCCTTGGGTGGCGTGATTAATTTTATTACCAAACAACCAAAAATGGCCACCGGAGCTGAGAAAAATGCAACCAGCGGGAGTGTATTTTCGCGATATAGTTCCGCCAACAACGAGAATACCGGCCATTTTGATATAAACTTCGGATTTCGCAAAATAGCTTTACTCAGTTCAGTTACCTACAGCGATTTTGGCGATATGCAAATGGGTTCAAGGGACCATAAGGATTATCCCGATTTCGGACGGAGATTTGAATATGTCGACCAGATTGGTTATACGGATACCATAGTGCAAAACAACGATCCCAATCGCCAGCGTTTCTCCGGTTACAAGCAATGGGATATCCTGCAAAAATTGTTATACCGGCCTTCTGACAAAACCTCCCACCTCCTGACCTTCCAGTATTCCAATTCGGATAATGTTCCTCGTTATGACCGCTTACAGGATACCAGGAATGGAAAATTGCGGTATGCAGAATGGTATTACGGCCCGCAGTTAAGGCAATTTGCCGGCTATACTTTCAATGCGGAAAACCTCAGCGGGTTTTTCAACCAGGTAAGGGCAACACTTAGCTACCAGGATATCAAAGAAAGCCGGCAAACCCGTGAATACAGGCGCTATGACCGCTTTGACAGCCGTCGTGAACAGGTAAAAGTGTATGGTGCCATAATTGATGCCCGGAAGGTATTTGGCAATAATGAACTAAGTATCGGAACAGACCTCCAGTTGAATGATGTGCATTCAGTTGCTGACAGGACAAACCTGCTGACCGGAGCGACATCCAAATTAGATACCCGTTATCCGGATGGGAAGAACAGTATGAATTACTATGGCTTTTTTGCACAGCACACTTTAAAAATGAGGGATGGAAAATGGGTGCTGAATGATGGTCTGCGCCTGCAGTTTACTGATCTGCATTCAACTATCGAGGATAACTCATTTTTCAACCTGCCGGTAACGGACACCCGTCAGCAGAATACGGCAGTTACAGGTAATCTTGGATTGATTTTTATTCCGGATGATGCAACAAAAATTTCCCTGGGACTGAGTTCAGGATTCCGGTCACCGAATATCGATGACCTGGCAAAGGTTTTCGAAAGCAGTACTGCCGCTCAACAGGTGGTCGTACCAAACCCTGACCTTAAGCCGGAGTATACCTATAATGTTGACCTCGGGATTTCGAAGTTGATCGCAGAAAAGATCAAGGTGGAAGTCACCGGGTTCTACACCTGGTTCAGGAATGCGATCATTAAAGCTCCATTCACATTAAACGGACAGGATAGCATATTGTACAACGGTGTTCAGAGCCAGGTACTGGCTAGTCAGAATGTGAATACTGCCTATGTTACGGGACTTACCGCAACCATTTCCGGTGACCTGGGCACACATTTTTCCTTTTTGAGTACCCTTACACTCACCAAAGGAAGATTTAAAACAGACGCATCCAAAACCAGCTCAATTTACCAGGAGCAACCCGATGGCAGTTATGAACTGGTCCAGGCTAATGTTTCAAGCAAGCCGCTGGACCATATTCCACCGGTTTTCGGGCGTACCAGCATTCAATACCGTCAGCCAAAATGGAACCTGGAAGCATTTGCCCAGTACAACGGCTGGAAACACCTGGATAAGTATAATGCTGATGGTGAAGACAATGCCCAATATGCCACAAATGATGGCATGCCGGGCTGGATCACTTACAACCTCCGGGGCCAGGTAAGCCTGCACCGGCAAATTCAGTTGCAGGTTGCCCTCGAAAATATCACCGACAGGAACTACAGGTCCTTTGCCTCTGGCTTTTCCGCACCGGGCAGGAACCTTATGATTGCCCTCAGGGCACAATTCTAA
- the gldN gene encoding gliding motility protein GldN, translated as MKNRIIQLCLLVAAMGLFAETADAQAKKRTSKKRTTTAKKTSTNKSNSGNAAALTAAPAKDTVPAVAEVMPELNLGETKKSLRNDNAIERNLVKERIPLAYEHIREDDAVYRQRLWREIDVHEKMNLAFGYKSDDDNGNQRFINILLGSIKSGELTAFNPIDDRFTTPVTLKEITEQLVGKPVIQSVPNWAEDPDGSKGIMKDTTIINMFNPDDIEKYWVKEDVVFDKESSRLHVRILGIAPLKTIKNTDGSFRDVTPLFWVYYPDMRPLLARYEAYNGKNFGARMSWEELFESRMFASRIIKSTIDNPSDMMIAGYIKDPILRLLEGDNVKEKIFNYEQDLWSY; from the coding sequence ATGAAAAACCGTATCATCCAACTTTGTTTACTCGTAGCAGCGATGGGACTGTTTGCGGAGACTGCAGATGCGCAAGCAAAAAAGCGGACTTCAAAGAAGAGGACCACCACTGCCAAGAAAACAAGTACCAATAAGAGCAATTCCGGAAATGCCGCTGCATTGACCGCTGCGCCAGCCAAGGACACTGTTCCAGCTGTGGCAGAAGTTATGCCGGAACTTAACCTGGGCGAAACTAAGAAATCGCTGCGTAACGATAATGCTATCGAGCGCAACCTGGTGAAAGAGCGTATTCCGTTAGCGTATGAGCATATTCGTGAAGATGATGCGGTGTATCGTCAGCGCCTGTGGAGGGAAATTGATGTTCATGAAAAAATGAACCTGGCTTTCGGTTACAAGTCTGATGATGATAACGGTAACCAACGCTTTATAAATATTCTCTTAGGATCTATCAAGAGTGGTGAATTAACTGCTTTCAATCCGATTGATGATCGTTTTACTACCCCTGTTACGCTGAAAGAAATCACTGAACAGTTGGTGGGTAAGCCGGTAATCCAGTCAGTTCCAAACTGGGCTGAAGATCCTGATGGTTCAAAAGGGATCATGAAGGATACCACCATTATCAATATGTTCAATCCTGATGATATTGAGAAATACTGGGTGAAAGAAGACGTTGTATTTGATAAAGAATCTTCACGCCTGCATGTGCGAATTCTCGGAATTGCTCCGCTGAAGACCATTAAAAATACTGACGGTTCTTTCCGTGATGTTACGCCTCTGTTCTGGGTATACTATCCTGATATGCGTCCATTACTTGCCCGCTATGAAGCATACAATGGTAAAAACTTCGGCGCCCGGATGAGTTGGGAAGAGTTGTTCGAAAGCAGGATGTTCGCCAGCAGGATTATTAAATCTACCATTGATAATCCTAGTGACATGATGATCGCTGGTTATATCAAAGATCCGATCCTGCGTCTCCTGGAAGGTGATAATGTTAAAGAGAAAATCTTCAATTACGAGCAAGACCTTTGGTCATACTAA
- the gldL gene encoding gliding motility protein GldL, with amino-acid sequence MAGTSKSTERLVNVVVCVGAAVVIFGAWAKILHKSFADIMLTVGLLTEAAIFLIYALLPPPGQEMAALAEALPKMAGGNSMNPALQSLDKMMQEADITPTNLKKLSEGFNKLGTTVNQMKDVSDVVASTNEYSAKTKEAVGALGQMKDAFTKSAATMQSFNDASESTKMFHTQVQTMTKNLGSLNTIYELELQDTNNHLKAMNNFYSNLAQASQAMQGSVEDANKTKEQISLLAKNLGNLNQVYGNMLSAMQGRA; translated from the coding sequence ATGGCTGGTACATCTAAATCTACTGAAAGACTCGTAAACGTTGTTGTGTGCGTTGGTGCTGCAGTGGTAATCTTCGGAGCTTGGGCAAAAATCCTGCACAAATCGTTTGCGGACATCATGCTGACTGTTGGTCTGTTGACTGAAGCAGCAATCTTCCTTATCTATGCTTTACTTCCACCTCCAGGTCAGGAAATGGCAGCACTTGCTGAAGCCCTTCCTAAAATGGCTGGCGGCAATAGCATGAACCCAGCCTTACAAAGCCTGGATAAAATGATGCAGGAAGCAGATATCACCCCAACTAACCTGAAAAAACTGAGCGAAGGTTTCAACAAACTGGGTACTACAGTTAATCAGATGAAAGATGTTTCTGATGTTGTTGCTTCAACGAATGAATATTCGGCAAAAACAAAAGAGGCAGTTGGAGCACTTGGACAAATGAAAGATGCTTTTACAAAGAGTGCAGCAACTATGCAATCTTTTAATGATGCATCTGAGTCCACTAAAATGTTCCATACGCAGGTTCAAACCATGACTAAAAACCTGGGTTCCCTGAACACCATATATGAACTGGAGTTGCAGGATACTAATAATCACCTGAAAGCGATGAACAACTTCTATAGCAACCTGGCACAGGCTTCACAAGCTATGCAGGGAAGTGTGGAAGATGCTAACAAAACTAAAGAGCAAATCAGCCTGCTCGCTAAAAATCTGGGTAACCTAAACCAGGTATATGGCAACATGCTGAGCGCAATGCAAGGCCGGGCTTAG
- a CDS encoding RNA polymerase sigma factor produces MTEEGLLNGCLHNDPIAQKELYQKYNAKMLSVCYRFAHNREDAEDMLQEGFIKVFSQIHTFRSQGAFEGWVRRIMVHTCINHLKRNRKFNESVDLIHASGLQTREDAVPSIVQAKQVVECIRMLPIGYRTVLNLYALEGYSHKEIATVLDIEESTSRSQYTRARQMLEEILVKKKILEKQQDKVSLFAAFGR; encoded by the coding sequence ATGACAGAAGAAGGCCTGCTTAATGGATGTTTACACAATGATCCGATAGCACAAAAAGAATTGTACCAAAAGTACAACGCTAAGATGCTGTCTGTGTGCTACCGCTTCGCCCATAATCGGGAAGATGCAGAGGACATGCTTCAGGAAGGCTTCATCAAAGTATTCTCCCAAATCCATACATTCCGCTCCCAAGGGGCTTTTGAAGGCTGGGTGCGAAGAATTATGGTACACACTTGTATAAACCACCTGAAGCGAAACAGGAAGTTCAATGAAAGTGTAGACCTTATTCATGCATCCGGCTTACAAACCCGAGAAGATGCCGTCCCATCAATTGTTCAGGCAAAACAGGTGGTTGAATGCATCAGGATGCTCCCCATAGGTTACCGCACGGTTTTGAACCTCTACGCCCTTGAAGGCTATTCCCACAAAGAAATTGCGACTGTACTGGATATAGAAGAAAGTACCAGCCGATCACAATACACCCGAGCCCGGCAGATGCTGGAGGAAATCCTGGTAAAGAAAAAAATATTGGAAAAACAACAGGATAAAGTGTCATTGTTCGCAGCGTTTGGACGCTAA
- a CDS encoding SUMF1/EgtB/PvdO family nonheme iron enzyme codes for MKNLSTLLTLAALTMLASCGKFGKNSKGGGIPNDGQLHGIAPGNKYSMPKPPGMVYVPPGTFHMGPSDEDINFAYTARNKQVSINGFWMDATEITNNEYRQFVYWVRDSTAAKLMGYVKNADGVDYVDWAKAKTIKWGDKATVEKIDQLILSPDNRVFGKKEIDASKLIYHSETFDNKEASRRENAGKPRSTFIVKKDVRIYPDTLVWIRDFSYSYNEPMTKRYFSHPAFGNYPVVGVNWNQATAFCEWRTHYLNAFLASKKRAQESDFRLPTEAEWEYAARGGRSQSMFPWGNYYLRNKKGCLLANFKPGRGNYPEDGGFYTVRADAYWPNDFGLYNMAGNVAEWTSSLYYEGGYNFQHDMNPDIRYNAKDSDPPRMKRKVLRGGSWKDVGYFLQTGTRSYEYQDTAKSYIGFRTAIDLPPTQSKGKK; via the coding sequence ATGAAAAACCTGTCCACCTTGCTGACACTTGCGGCGCTCACTATGCTGGCAAGTTGCGGAAAGTTTGGAAAGAACTCCAAAGGCGGAGGTATTCCAAACGATGGTCAATTGCATGGCATCGCGCCAGGCAATAAGTATTCAATGCCTAAACCTCCGGGAATGGTCTATGTGCCACCTGGAACTTTTCATATGGGCCCAAGTGATGAAGACATCAACTTTGCATACACTGCCAGAAATAAACAGGTATCTATTAATGGTTTCTGGATGGATGCCACTGAAATCACCAATAACGAATACCGCCAGTTTGTATACTGGGTTCGTGATTCAACAGCTGCCAAGCTGATGGGTTATGTAAAAAATGCAGATGGGGTAGATTATGTAGATTGGGCAAAAGCAAAAACGATTAAATGGGGTGATAAGGCAACTGTTGAAAAAATTGATCAGCTGATCCTGTCTCCTGATAACAGGGTATTTGGCAAAAAAGAGATCGATGCTTCCAAGTTGATCTACCATTCTGAAACTTTTGATAATAAAGAAGCTTCAAGAAGGGAAAACGCCGGCAAACCAAGGTCTACATTCATCGTTAAGAAAGATGTAAGGATTTATCCCGATACACTGGTTTGGATCCGTGACTTCTCTTATTCCTATAACGAACCGATGACCAAGCGTTATTTCTCACATCCTGCTTTCGGAAACTATCCGGTTGTAGGAGTGAACTGGAACCAGGCAACTGCTTTCTGTGAGTGGAGGACCCATTACCTGAATGCATTCCTTGCCAGCAAAAAGCGCGCACAGGAGTCTGATTTCCGCCTGCCAACAGAGGCAGAGTGGGAATATGCAGCCCGCGGTGGCCGTTCACAATCCATGTTCCCCTGGGGTAACTATTACCTGAGAAATAAGAAAGGATGCCTGCTGGCCAACTTCAAGCCTGGTCGCGGTAACTATCCTGAAGATGGTGGTTTTTACACTGTACGTGCCGATGCTTACTGGCCAAATGATTTCGGTCTGTATAACATGGCAGGTAACGTAGCTGAGTGGACATCTTCCCTGTATTATGAAGGTGGATACAATTTCCAGCATGACATGAACCCAGATATTCGTTACAACGCTAAAGATTCAGATCCTCCGCGGATGAAGCGTAAGGTATTACGTGGTGGAAGCTGGAAAGATGTAGGTTACTTCCTGCAGACTGGTACCCGCTCTTACGAATACCAGGATACAGCAAAATCATATATCGGTTTCCGGACTGCTATCGATCTTCCGCCTACACAATCCAAAGGCAAAAAATAA
- the gldM gene encoding gliding motility protein GldM translates to MSLPKEPRQKMINMMYLVLTALLALNVSSEILNAFKTVNQSITTANTVVDEKNNSTFKSFEAKLKDAKTAEKTAIWYPKAQEAQKLSDAMSKYIDELKTELKKESKGEKIGTAEEKFSEDNLDASTRLLVEGPKGEELHKKLEEYKAAMLKIVPEEKANFEKSFPLDLRVPESQNSTLAKNDWKSTYFRMTPTIAALTILSKFQNDVKNSETQVVDYCHKEIGEVEVVFDEFQAFVGTNATYLMPGQELEINAGVGAFSKAAKPSVSVNGASVPLGAEGSALYKTTVSGAGEKSVNVVVNFTKPDGTPATLNKTIKYTVGVPSGASVFLEKMNVVYMGVENPVMVSAGSAGKEKMNVSFTGGTITSAGGDRYVIKPNKVGPAEIKITVDGKTSSFPMRCKMLPDPVPMVGASKGGAMPAATFKAMGGMMAKLLDSEFDAPYQVISYTLGANGGSFQTYQQSANEGPRWNGGAAAIITRATPGTSVFFDQIRVKGPDGRVRELPGIFFNLK, encoded by the coding sequence ATGTCTTTACCTAAAGAGCCCAGGCAGAAGATGATCAATATGATGTATTTGGTGCTAACCGCGCTACTTGCATTAAACGTATCATCGGAAATCCTGAACGCTTTCAAAACCGTAAACCAAAGTATCACAACTGCCAATACGGTGGTTGATGAGAAGAATAATTCAACCTTTAAATCTTTCGAAGCCAAATTGAAGGATGCTAAGACCGCTGAAAAAACAGCGATCTGGTACCCTAAGGCCCAGGAAGCACAAAAATTGTCTGACGCGATGTCGAAATATATCGACGAACTGAAGACAGAATTAAAAAAAGAATCAAAAGGAGAGAAGATTGGTACAGCTGAAGAAAAATTCAGCGAAGACAATCTAGATGCCTCTACCCGATTATTAGTTGAAGGGCCTAAAGGCGAGGAGCTTCATAAGAAACTGGAAGAATACAAAGCAGCTATGCTTAAGATTGTTCCGGAAGAGAAAGCCAACTTTGAAAAATCTTTCCCACTTGACCTAAGGGTACCTGAATCACAGAATAGTACTTTGGCTAAGAATGATTGGAAGTCTACTTATTTCCGTATGACACCAACCATTGCCGCCCTGACTATCCTGAGCAAGTTCCAGAATGATGTAAAGAATTCTGAAACACAGGTTGTTGACTATTGTCACAAAGAGATTGGTGAAGTAGAAGTGGTATTCGATGAATTCCAGGCTTTTGTTGGAACTAATGCAACTTACCTGATGCCCGGACAAGAACTGGAAATCAATGCAGGTGTTGGTGCATTCTCTAAAGCAGCTAAACCTTCTGTATCTGTAAATGGTGCATCTGTTCCTTTGGGAGCTGAAGGTTCTGCCTTGTACAAAACAACTGTTAGTGGTGCTGGTGAAAAAAGTGTAAATGTTGTAGTAAACTTCACTAAACCCGATGGTACTCCGGCTACACTGAACAAGACCATTAAGTATACTGTAGGTGTTCCTTCCGGTGCCTCAGTTTTCCTGGAGAAAATGAACGTGGTATATATGGGCGTTGAAAACCCCGTAATGGTATCTGCAGGTTCTGCCGGAAAGGAAAAAATGAACGTTTCTTTCACTGGTGGTACTATTACTTCTGCCGGAGGTGACCGTTATGTAATTAAGCCGAATAAAGTTGGACCGGCTGAGATCAAGATTACCGTAGATGGCAAGACCAGTTCTTTCCCGATGCGTTGTAAAATGTTACCTGATCCGGTTCCGATGGTGGGTGCTAGCAAAGGCGGTGCAATGCCTGCTGCAACCTTTAAGGCAATGGGTGGAATGATGGCTAAATTGCTGGATTCTGAGTTTGATGCGCCATACCAGGTAATCAGCTATACGCTGGGTGCAAATGGTGGTTCTTTCCAAACCTACCAGCAATCAGCTAACGAAGGTCCACGCTGGAATGGTGGTGCTGCTGCTATCATTACCCGCGCAACTCCAGGAACTTCAGTATTCTTTGATCAGATCCGTGTAAAAGGCCCGGATGGCCGTGTACGTGAATTACCCGGTATCTTTTTTAACTTGAAATAA